In the genome of Chrysemys picta bellii isolate R12L10 chromosome 19, ASM1138683v2, whole genome shotgun sequence, one region contains:
- the PIGS gene encoding GPI transamidase component PIG-S: MAADEAEKARGKRAALSFAAVALVLGLPLWWKTTETYRASLPYAGIGALGSLRFQLTVPVSVVFAKGALPGAQWRRLPFTDTQEEESLLNPKTSVTARYETTYRSATATEQAALAMATVQEADAELLPLQEDSVGALTVYVIPETSLLLPQGIGVYVGKHRSAVMRRTQGPGDVLAAISDRVRQIVQAMSFTTDSITTALSDRVPMDQLGTDTRRPFKSSLGYEITFSLLNPDPKSHDVHWDIEAAVNSYVQPFLDKLGSVANFSVDSQILYYAVLGVSPRFDKASSSFILSALSLPHVINPVEARLGSSATSLYPVLNFLLYVPERVHSPLYIQDKDGAAVGTNAFHSPRWGGIMVYNIDHSAPDKAPLPLRVDVDMVRVMEVFLAQLRLLFGISQVPLPEEFLLESPGNKGLTDWELDRLLWTRTVENIATVSTTLTSLAQLLDKIGNIVIKDDVASEVYHAVASAQTAMLELASGRLGSAFQASKEAVTSSERAFFDPSLLHLLYFPDDQKFAIYIPLFLPMAVPILLSLVKILREAKQSKKEPMKTD, translated from the exons ATGGCGGCTGACGAGGCAG AGAAGGCCCGGGGGAAGCGCGCTGCTCTCTCCTTCGCCGCCGTCGCCCTGGTGCTGGGGCTGCCGCTCTGGTGGAAGACGACGGAGACGTACCGGGCCTCGCTGCCCTACGCGGGGATCGGCGCGCTGGGCTCGCTCCGG TTCCAGCTGACTGTGCCCGTCTCGGTGGTCTTTGCCAAGGGGGCTCTGCCAGGAGCTCAGTGGAGGAGACTCCCTTTCACAGACACACAGGAGGAGGAGAGCCTGTTAAACC CAAAAACCAGCGTTACGGCCCGCTATGAGACGACTTATCGGAGTGCGACCGCCACGGAGCAGGCAGCCTTGGCCATGGCCACCGTGCAAG AGGCAGACGCTGAGCTGCTCCCGCTGCAGGAGGACTCGGTGGGCGCTCTGACAGTATACGTGATCCCGGAAACCTCCCTTCTCCTGCCTCAG GGCATTGGTGTGTACGTCGGGAAGCACCGTAGCGCCGTGATGAGGCGTACGCAGGGCCCAGGGGATGTCCTGGCTGCCATTAGTGACCGGGTGCGGCAGATTGTGCAGGCCATGTCCTTCACCACCGACTCCATCACCACCGCCTTGTCTGATCGCGTCCCCATGGACCAGCTCGGCACGGACACGAGGCGCCCGTTCAAATCCAGCCTGG GGTACGAGATCACCTTCAGCTTATTGAACCCAGACCCCAAGTCCCACGATGTGCACTGGGACATCGAGGCAGCTGTCAACAGCTACGTGCAGCCCTTCCTTGACAAGCTGGGCTCAGTGGCCAACTTCTCGGTGGACTCCCAG ATCCTGTACTATGCCGTCCTGGGGGTCTCGCCCCGCTTTGACAAGGCCTCCTCCAGTTTCATCCTGAGCGCGCTCAGTCTCCCCCACGTCATTAACCCGGTGGAAGCCAGGCTGG GTTCCAGCGCCACTTCGCTCTACCCCGTGTTGAACTTCCTGCTGTACGTGCCAGAGCGCGTCCATTCCCCTCTCTACATCCAGGACAAGGACGGCGCCGCTGTGGGGACCAACGCCTTCCACAGCCCCCGCTGGGGTGGGATCATG GTGTACAACATCGACCACTCAGCTCCTGACAAGGCCCCTCTCCCGCTTCGGGTGGACGTGGACATGGTGCGAGTGATGGAGGTGTTCCTGGCCCAGCTACG gtTGTTGTTTGGGATCTCCCAGGTGCCGCTCCCAGAGGAGTTCCTGCTGGAGAGCCCTGGGAACAAGGGGCTGACTGACTGGGAGCTGGACCGCCTGCTGTGGACCCGGACGGTGGAGAATATCGCCACGGTGTCCACCACCCTCACCTCCCTGGCCCAACTGCTAGACAAGATCGGGAACATCGTCATCAAGGATGATGTTGCTTCTGAG GTATACCATGCAGTAGCCTCCGCGCAGACCGCCATGCTGGAGCTGGCCTCTGGCCGTCTGGGCTCAGCATTCCAGGCCAGTAAAGAGGCGGTCACCTCCTCGGAGCGGGCCTTCTTTGACCCTTCGCTGCTGCATCTCCTCTACTTCCCTGATGACCAGAAATTTGCCATCTACATTCCACTCTTCCTGCCGATGGCGGTGCCCATCCTGCTGTCCCTGGTGAAGATCCTCCGGGAAGCCAAACAGAGCAAGAAGGAGCCCATGAAAACTGACTGA